A genomic window from Sulfurospirillum multivorans DSM 12446 includes:
- a CDS encoding type II toxin-antitoxin system VapC family toxin, translating into MEALYLDTHIVVWLRQKELQKFSPKALEAIEQAGQLFISPMVELELKFLYEIGRISETSYNILGDLGAMIGLKIDDHSFSEVIQKAMLIDWTRDPFDRIIVAHAMSQERKLLTKDEKILNYFHDAVW; encoded by the coding sequence ATGGAAGCCCTTTATTTAGACACGCACATTGTCGTATGGCTTAGGCAAAAGGAGCTTCAAAAATTCTCACCCAAAGCACTTGAAGCCATCGAGCAAGCAGGGCAACTTTTCATCTCTCCTATGGTCGAACTTGAACTAAAATTTTTATATGAAATTGGACGAATTTCAGAGACTTCCTATAATATTTTAGGAGATTTAGGCGCTATGATAGGACTTAAAATAGACGATCATAGTTTTAGCGAAGTCATCCAAAAAGCAATGCTCATCGACTGGACACGTGACCCGTTTGATCGCATTATCGTCGCACATGCCATGAGTCAGGAACGTAAACTTTTAACGAAAGACGAGAAGATTTTGAACTATTTTCACGATGCGGTTTGGTAG